The Acidithiobacillus thiooxidans ATCC 19377 DNA window CGCTACGGCACGCACGCAGTGTTCACAAGTCATGCCAGTGATCTTCAGATGGATATCGCTCATGGGTTTTCTCCTGTTGGAAATGAGGTAAAAGGGCTATTCAATAAACTCGTATAGATATTATTCAACCGCGCATAGCATCAGCTACACGCTGGAGTTTGTCGCGCACCTCGATGCCGAGCTTGGCAATTTGCGGCTTGTCCACCATGCCAAGTACGGCGGCGGGATCCATGAATACCACGCTGCCATCGGCTTCGGTGCGCACCACCACGTTGCAGGGCAGCAAGGCACCGATGTCGGGATCGGCCTCCAACGCCTGATGAGCGTAGGACGGGTTGCAAGCACCGAGAATGACAAAGGCCGCTCATCAATGCCCAGTTTGGCCTTGAGCGTCGCGGCGACGTCAATCGTGGTGAGCACACCAAAGCCTTCCACCTTGAGGGCCTCGGTTCAACCAGCTCTACGGTGGTATCAAAATCGCCCTTGGCGGGTACGCTGAAAACGAACTGACCCATATGGTTTCTCCTCGTTTGAACAAATCGCTCAGGAATGAGCAGGTTTGAGTGCGGTATTCTGTACAGCACCCGGCGTTACCGTTGGTACATAAGCCTTGAGCCGTTTAAGGCGTAAGCTGTTGCTGAGCACGAAGATGGAGGACAGCCCCATGGCTACGCCAGCTACCATCGGATTCAGATGAATGCCGATAGGCACGGCCACGCCAGCCGCGACAGGGATCAGTAGAATATTGTAGAAAAAGGCCCAGAACAGATTGCCACGGATATTACTCAGGGTGCGTCGTGCTGCCGTCAGTGCCGTGACCACTTCGCCGAGTTGCCCGCGCGTGAGGGTCACGTCTGCGGCTTCGATAGCGATGTCCGTGCCTGAAGCCAGTGCAATACCGACATGGGCCTGTGCAAGAGCTGGAGCGTCATTGATACCATCGCCGACGAAGGCGACCCGGCGGCCCTGTTCCTGCAATTGGGAGACGACTTTCGCCTTATCCTGAGGCAGCACCTCGGCATGCACCTGCTCGATATGTAATTGCCTGGCAACAGACTGAGCGGTAGCCCGCCCATCGCCAGTGACCATGGCCACCTGCAGCCCACGCGCGCGTAATGCCTGTACAACCGCATACGCCTCCGGTTTGATGCGATCGGCAATGGCGAGCCACCCGATCAGCGTTGCGTCGATCGCGACGAACACCACTGTGCGCCCGCCATTCTCTCTTTGTGCCGCAGTCTCGGCACTATCCCCCAACAGCACATTTTCGCGCTCCATAAAACGTCGGGCGCCAACACGCACCATACGGCCTTCCACTTCACCTTCGATCCCATAGCCGGCAATAGAGCGGAAATTTTTGCCCGTAGGCAAGTGCATATCGCGCTCGTCGGCCGCAGTGACAATAGCCCGCCCGAGCGGATGTTCGGAAGCCAATTCCAGCGCTGCAGCCAGACGCAGTGCTTTAGCGGGATCGGAACCACCCTGATCAACGAGGGCAGGACGACCTTCGGTCAACGTGCCGGTCTTGTCAAATAGCAGTGTGTCGACATGCGATAGCGTCTCCAGAGCCTCGCCTTTGCGAAACAGCACGCCGAGTTCCGCCGCGCGTCCGGTGCCCACCATGATCGCCGCTGGTGTTGCCAATCCCATGGCACAGGGGCAAGCCACCACCAGCACGGCGACTGCCGCGACCAGTGCGATGCTGACATTGCCTGTCAAGACGATCCAGACGCCAAAAGTTGCCAGCGCAATGGCCAATACGACCGGAGTGAACACCCGGACCGCGCGATCGGTCAGCCCCTGAATTGGAAGTTTGCCAGTCTGGGCGCTCTCAACCAGATGGATGATATGGGCCAGAACCGTATCATGCCCGACGGAGGTGGCCTCTACGACCAATCGCCCATCCTGGCAGATGGTGCCACCCACTACGTTGTCATCCATGGTCTTGACCGAAGGCAGTGGTTCGCCGGTCAGCATAGCCTCGTCTACATGTGCGCGCCTCTCGACTACGCGTCCGTCCACTGGAATGCGTTCGCCAGGGCGCACTACGATGCGCTCGCCAGTGCGCAGTCGCGATATTGGTACCTCGTGCTCAATACCGTTTGTATCCAACCTATGCGCGGTCTTTGCCTGCAAGCCAGCCAACTTGCGAATGGCCGATGAGGTGCGGCCCTTGGCTAACCCCTCCAGGTACTTGCCAGCGAGTACGGCTGCGATAACGACTGCGGCTGAATCGAAATACACATGTCGTGCATCGAGCGGAAACCACGCGGGTGCTACTAACACCAATGCGCTGTAAGCCCACGCGGCACCCGTGCCGGTGGCCACCAGGGAATTCATGTCTGGCGACAGGTGACGGTAGGCGATCAGTCCTGGCCTAAAAAACCGCCTACCGGGACCGAACAACACGATACTGGCAAGCACAAACTGCACCCACTCCCAGAAATGTGCAAAAGGGCTGGTGACCATTAGGGCGCGGTCAAAAGCGGGGAAGAAGGAGGCACCCATGGACAACACCAGAATCGCCATAGCCAGCACTGCAGCGACGATGACATCACGGCCCATGGCGCGCAAACTCGCACGGCGCTGGTCTGTCTCATTGCCATCCTGTCCCTCGTCTTCCTGAACAGGATGCGCGGCGTAACCCGCCGCGCTTACAATGCTGGCTAACTCCTCCGTACTGATCATGGCTGGGATGTAGCGTACATGCGCACGCTCGGTAGCCAGATTCACCACAGCCTCCAGCACACCAGATTGCTTTCTGAGTGCACGCTCTACGCGACCCACACAGGAAGCGCAGGTCATGCCCTCCACCACAAGATCAATCTCATCGGTCACCGGTGTGTAGCCGGTCTCGCGGATCGCTCCGGCAATGCGGGCGGCATTGAGTTGCTGTGGGTCGAAAAATACTTCGGCGCGCTCGGTCGCCAGGTTTACACTGGCCGAGGTGACTCCGGGCAGCTTTCCCAATGCCCGCTCCACCCTAGCGCTACAAGAGGCGCAGGTCATCCCGTCTATGCCAATCTCAAGCTGTCCACGAGTTTTTTCATCCATAAACATGCCCCCTCACGGTGATACCCGCAACGTTTAGTGGATTACCTCATTACAGGGGGTTCCTGTAAAAGCTATCTACCACCGCCATCGGTCCATGATAAACGTTAAGGCCAACTACAAGGTCAAGAGTGTTTTTTGTGTTTAGGACTGCACGTTCTGTCACTGACTGACCAATACAATTCCGAAAACATTTTCGACTTAAAACTGAGGAGAAGCGAGTTTGACCATTTCCTCACAACGCCCTCCATGCGCTCTGTTTTACATTTTTAAAAAATGTTGTCAGAGTAGTTACTCTGATTGAGATCTTCTGGTCGAGTTATGTTAAAACTTCGCCGCTACTTTCGTTCGCTGGCAATATTGTCCTTGTTCCTTATTGGAACCTGGATGAGCAATGCTGCGGTGGCGATGCCACAGGGTATATCCTGTGTTGAAATGCACGGGATGTCCATGATGGGCATGTCGATGGCGAACATGCCTTGTTGCCAGGGTAATCCTGGCATGGGCATGGGCATGGGCATGGGCATGATGCTGATGAATCCCCATTCCGAAGCGATGAGTAGTCAGTGCATGGCGCTCTGCGCAGAGACGCATGCGCCAGGCGGATTGCGCTTTTCTGGAATCTCTGTGCAGACTCCCATGTGGATTGGTTCTGTGACATGGACCCGCTCTCAGTTTGTCGCGAAGGATCGTCCCAGTTTTTTCCTCCCTGAATCCTCTTACCATCCTCCACCGCTTCTTCACATACGATTGACCCTTTAAGTTCTCCTCAGCAAGTGGGCACTCCTTTTTTCAAAGGAGATAATGTCATTGATTTGCTATGGAGATTTTCATGGATGTCAATCTATTCGAGCGATTATTAGCCAAAAACAGAATAAGGCTCTTGGCCGGGATAGTGCTTTGCTGTTCAACGACC harbors:
- a CDS encoding DUF302 domain-containing protein, with the translated sequence MEADPDIGALLPCNVVVRTEADGSVVFMDPAAVLGMVDKPQIAKLGIEVRDKLQRVADAMRG
- a CDS encoding heavy metal translocating P-type ATPase; translated protein: MDEKTRGQLEIGIDGMTCASCSARVERALGKLPGVTSASVNLATERAEVFFDPQQLNAARIAGAIRETGYTPVTDEIDLVVEGMTCASCVGRVERALRKQSGVLEAVVNLATERAHVRYIPAMISTEELASIVSAAGYAAHPVQEDEGQDGNETDQRRASLRAMGRDVIVAAVLAMAILVLSMGASFFPAFDRALMVTSPFAHFWEWVQFVLASIVLFGPGRRFFRPGLIAYRHLSPDMNSLVATGTGAAWAYSALVLVAPAWFPLDARHVYFDSAAVVIAAVLAGKYLEGLAKGRTSSAIRKLAGLQAKTAHRLDTNGIEHEVPISRLRTGERIVVRPGERIPVDGRVVERRAHVDEAMLTGEPLPSVKTMDDNVVGGTICQDGRLVVEATSVGHDTVLAHIIHLVESAQTGKLPIQGLTDRAVRVFTPVVLAIALATFGVWIVLTGNVSIALVAAVAVLVVACPCAMGLATPAAIMVGTGRAAELGVLFRKGEALETLSHVDTLLFDKTGTLTEGRPALVDQGGSDPAKALRLAAALELASEHPLGRAIVTAADERDMHLPTGKNFRSIAGYGIEGEVEGRMVRVGARRFMERENVLLGDSAETAAQRENGGRTVVFVAIDATLIGWLAIADRIKPEAYAVVQALRARGLQVAMVTGDGRATAQSVARQLHIEQVHAEVLPQDKAKVVSQLQEQGRRVAFVGDGINDAPALAQAHVGIALASGTDIAIEAADVTLTRGQLGEVVTALTAARRTLSNIRGNLFWAFFYNILLIPVAAGVAVPIGIHLNPMVAGVAMGLSSIFVLSNSLRLKRLKAYVPTVTPGAVQNTALKPAHS